A genomic stretch from Bos javanicus breed banteng chromosome 3, ARS-OSU_banteng_1.0, whole genome shotgun sequence includes:
- the CFAP126 gene encoding protein Flattop isoform X2 encodes MATNYSANQYEKPFSPKYLQNWSLAKPTKERISSHEGYTQIIANDRGHLLPSVPRSKASPWGSFMGTWQMPLKVPPARATLTSRTAAGAASLTRWIQKNPDLLKASNGLRPEIFGKPHDPDSQKKLRKSITKTVQQAPSPTIIPSSPASNLSSPDQLQSSHPSAGHTPGPQSPLNSPKCPPASPCLPHAGRNLAEV; translated from the exons ATGGCCACTAACTACAGTGCCAACCAG TATGAGAAACCTTTCTCACCCAAGTATCTGCAGAACTGGTCTCTTGCGAAGCCAACAAAAGAG AGGATTTCTTCCCATGAAGGCTACACTCAGATTATTGCCAATGATCGTGGTCATCTGTTGCCTTCAGTGCCCCGTTCCAAG GCAAGTCCCTGGGGCTCCTTCATGGGCACCTGGCAAATGCCTCTGAAGGTACCCCCTGCTCGGGCGACCCTGACCTCCCGTACAGCTGCTGGTGCTGCCTCTCTCACCAGATGGATACAGAAAAATCCTGATTTACTTAAGGCTTCCAATGGGTTGCGTCCTGAAATCTTCGGCAAG CCCCATGATCCAGACAGTCAGAAGAAACTCAGGAAGTCTATCACAAAGACTGTACAACAAGCACCAAGCCCCACCATAATCCCAAGCTCCCCAGCCTCAAATCTCAGTTCCCCAGATCAACTCCAAAGCTCACATCCCTCTGCAGGTCACACTCCAGGTCCCCAAAGCCCACTCAACTCTCCAAAGTGCCCACCTGCAAGCCCGTGTTTGCCCCACGCAGGCCGTAATCTAGCCGAGGTCTAG
- the SDHC gene encoding succinate dehydrogenase cytochrome b560 subunit, mitochondrial isoform X1, producing MAALLLRHVGRHCLRAHLSPQLCIRNAVPLGTTAKEEMERFWSKNTSLNRPLSPHISIYGWSLPMAMSICHRGTGIALSAGVSLFGLSALLVPGSFESHLEFVKSLCLGPALIHTAKFALVFPLMYHTWNGIRHLMWDLGKGLTISQLHQSGVAVLVLTVLSSVGLAAM from the exons ACATGTTGGCCGTCACTGCCTCCGTGCCCACCTTAGTCCTCAGCTCTGTATCAGAAA tgCTGTTCCTTTGGGAACCACAGccaaagaagagatggagaggtTCTGGAGTAAGAACACTAGTTTAAACCGTCCTTTGTCTCCCCATATCAGCATCTACGG CTGGTCTCTTCCCATGGCGATGTCCATTTGCCACCGTGGCACTGGTATTGCCTTGAGTgcag GAGTCTCTCTTTTTGGCTTGTCAGCCCTCTTGGTCCCTGGGAGCTTTGAGTCTCATTTGGAATTTGTGAAGTCCCTGTGTTTGGGGCCAGCactgatccacacagccaaattTGCACTTGTCTTCCCTCTCATGTATCACACCTGGAATGGGATCCGACACTTG ATGTGGGATCTAGGAAAAGGCCTGACGATTTCCCAGCTACACCAGTCTGGAGTGGCTGTCCTGGTTCTTACTGTGTTGTCCTCTGTAGGGCTGGCAGCCATGTGA